A stretch of Lactuca sativa cultivar Salinas chromosome 6, Lsat_Salinas_v11, whole genome shotgun sequence DNA encodes these proteins:
- the LOC111898836 gene encoding uncharacterized protein LOC111898836: MHTDGKSEAERLLGIAEKLLQAKDLNGARDFAILAQETEPLVEGSDQILAVVDVLIAGDKRIKNQNDWYAILQLETRNDDTDLVKRQYRRLALLLHPDKNKYVFADAAFKLVADAWAVLSDPSRKIAYDNELFAFSKVDLVAMKKDGEKGDDQNHQILRDKISGRRTSANIWTVCPFCYNMYEYPRVYDGYCLRCVNCQRAFQVVVIPPSSLPPTVPGKEAYYWYWGDFPMAFPSTNSLTKDRNTPLAGPGEDSVVGTPPVAEIRHPPPPTAGSKVAKKRGRPRKNPLP, translated from the coding sequence ATGCATACCGACGGCAAGTCTGAGGCGGAGCGACTGCTTGGTATCGCCGAGAAGCTCTTACAAGCTAAAGATCTCAACGGCGCTCGTGATTTTGCAATTTTAGCTCAAGAGACTGAGCCCTTAGTCGAAGGCTCCGATCAGATCTTGGCGGTTGTTGACGTCCTTATCGCCGGTGACAAACGAATTAAGAACCAAAACGACTGGTATGCAATTCTTCAATTAGAAACCCGAAATGACGATACCGATCTCGTCAAAAGACAGTATCGCCGCCTTGCGCTTCTTCTTCATCCTGATAAGAACAAGTACGTTTTCGCAGATGCAGCGTTCAAGCTCGTTGCAGATGCGTGGGCAGTGTTGTCCGATCCCTCGAGGAAAATTGCGTATGATAATGAATTGTTTGCGTTTTCGAAGGTAGATCTAGTTGCCATGAAGAAAGATGGAGAGAAAGGGGATGATCAGAATCATCAAATTTTACGTGATAAGATTTCGGGGAGACGAACATCGGCAAATATATGGACGGTGTGTCCGTTCTGTTACAATATGTATGAGTATCCTAGGGTTTACGATGGATATTGTTTGAGATGTGTGAACTGTCAACGAGCGTTTCAGGTGGTGGTTATACCTCCATCTTCGTTGCCACCGACTGTACCGGGAAAAGAAGCGTATTACTGGTATTGGGGGGATTTTCCGATGGCATTTCCATCCACCAATTCATTGACGAAGGACAGGAACACGCCGCTTGCAGGACCTGGTGAGGATTCCGTCGTCGGAACTCCGCCAGTGGCAGAAATTAGACACCCACCACCTCCGACTGCTGGAAGCAAAGTTGCTAAAAAGAGAGGTAGGCCGAGAAAGAATCCCCTGCCCTAA